One stretch of Methylococcus capsulatus DNA includes these proteins:
- the rodA gene encoding rod shape-determining protein RodA has protein sequence MRYDSGLAGFLAGETRFERIMKRIHIDIPLFAGLITLSGVALVILYSASAQSFDVLLRQGIRLLLAMSVMLAIAQIHPRHFRFYSPLLYGAGVLLLAAVLVMGEIGKGAQRWLDLGVVRFQPSEILKLAVPMTVAWYLAECPVPPAFRHIAVAGVFIAIPVGLIAKQPDLGTAILVGTAGAVVVFLAGIRWLYLLVLGGAGAGLLPVVWHFLHDYQRDRVLMFLNPEADALGRGYHIIQSKIAIGSGGFYGKGWLQGSQAQLEFLPEKSTDFIFAVVAEEFGLLGCLGLLAIYLFIIGRCIHISIQAQDAYTRLLSGALTLTFFVYVFVNTGMVVGILPVVGVPLPLVSYGGTSMVTLLAGFGILMSVQTHRKLLPG, from the coding sequence ATGAGATACGATTCCGGACTGGCCGGTTTCCTTGCCGGAGAGACCCGCTTCGAACGCATCATGAAGCGGATCCACATCGACATCCCGCTGTTCGCCGGTCTGATCACCTTGTCCGGGGTCGCTCTGGTGATCCTGTATTCCGCTTCGGCGCAGAGCTTCGATGTGCTGCTGCGGCAGGGAATCCGTCTGCTGCTGGCCATGTCGGTCATGCTCGCCATCGCTCAGATCCATCCGCGCCATTTCCGTTTCTACAGCCCGCTGCTGTACGGGGCGGGGGTGTTGCTGCTCGCCGCGGTGCTGGTCATGGGCGAGATCGGCAAGGGTGCGCAGCGCTGGCTCGACCTCGGGGTGGTGCGGTTCCAGCCCTCGGAAATCCTTAAGCTGGCGGTGCCGATGACAGTGGCCTGGTATTTGGCCGAATGTCCGGTTCCGCCGGCATTCCGGCATATCGCGGTGGCCGGCGTGTTCATCGCGATACCGGTGGGGCTGATCGCCAAGCAGCCCGACCTGGGGACGGCTATCCTGGTCGGTACGGCCGGAGCGGTGGTGGTGTTTCTCGCTGGAATCCGTTGGCTCTACCTACTGGTGCTCGGCGGTGCCGGGGCGGGACTGTTGCCGGTGGTCTGGCATTTCCTGCACGATTACCAGCGGGATCGGGTATTGATGTTCCTGAATCCCGAGGCGGATGCTTTGGGCCGCGGTTATCACATCATCCAGTCCAAGATCGCCATCGGCTCCGGCGGGTTTTATGGCAAGGGCTGGTTGCAGGGTTCCCAAGCCCAGTTGGAGTTTCTGCCGGAGAAGTCGACCGATTTCATCTTCGCGGTGGTGGCCGAAGAGTTCGGCCTCCTCGGCTGTCTGGGGTTGCTGGCGATTTATCTGTTCATCATCGGCCGCTGTATCCACATCTCGATCCAGGCGCAGGATGCCTATACCCGCCTGCTCAGCGGCGCCCTGACCCTCACGTTTTTCGTATATGTTTTCGTCAACACCGGCATGGTCGTCGGCATCCTGCCGGTGGTGGGTGTGCCGCTGCCGCTGGTGAGCTACGGCGGGACTTCCATGGTGACCCTGCTCGCCGGCTTCGGCATCCTCATGTCCGTGCAGACGCATCGCAAGCTGCTGCCGGGCTGA
- a CDS encoding D-alanyl-D-alanine carboxypeptidase family protein produces the protein MNVKALLIHARWHVFLSLVLLAGWCLPLQAEPPLIPAPPDLPAKAYLLQDFYSGRVLAERNADERLEPASLTKVMTAYILFRELAKGHIKLEDMVTVSEKAWRTEGSRMFAQVGAQISVENLLKGMIVQSGNDASVALAEHVAGDESVFAQMMNQNAERLGMTNTHFKNSMGLPDPDHYTTARDLATLTRAMIKEFPQYYPWHSIKEFVFNGIKQVNRNRLLWRDPTVDGVKTGHTEGAGYCLITSALRDGDRMISVVLGSKSDTDRANANQALLNYGFRFFETKPVHKGGEELAKARIWKGEQTEVPVGVDEDLYATFPRGQFQNLKTAIEVDTNAMAPVRKGDKLGNIQVTFNNETILQRDLVALQEVPEGGIFRRALDHVLLWLKQRQG, from the coding sequence ATGAACGTGAAAGCCCTCCTGATTCACGCCCGATGGCATGTTTTCCTCTCTCTTGTCCTCCTCGCCGGATGGTGTCTGCCGCTCCAGGCGGAGCCGCCGCTGATTCCCGCCCCGCCTGATTTGCCAGCCAAGGCCTATTTGCTGCAGGATTTCTACAGCGGCCGGGTGCTGGCAGAGCGCAATGCCGACGAGCGGCTGGAGCCCGCCAGTCTGACCAAGGTGATGACGGCCTACATCCTGTTCCGCGAGCTTGCCAAGGGACACATCAAGCTGGAGGACATGGTGACCGTCAGCGAAAAGGCTTGGCGGACCGAGGGGTCGCGGATGTTCGCCCAGGTCGGTGCCCAGATTTCGGTGGAAAATCTGCTCAAGGGCATGATCGTCCAGTCCGGCAACGACGCCAGCGTCGCTTTGGCCGAGCATGTGGCGGGTGACGAGTCCGTCTTCGCCCAGATGATGAATCAGAATGCGGAGCGTCTGGGGATGACCAATACCCATTTCAAGAACAGCATGGGGCTGCCCGACCCCGACCACTATACGACCGCCCGTGACCTCGCGACACTGACCCGGGCGATGATCAAGGAGTTTCCGCAGTACTATCCCTGGCACTCCATCAAGGAGTTCGTGTTCAATGGTATCAAGCAGGTCAACCGCAACCGGCTGCTGTGGCGCGATCCCACGGTGGACGGCGTCAAGACCGGCCATACCGAAGGGGCGGGCTACTGCCTGATCACCTCCGCCTTACGTGACGGCGATCGGATGATTTCGGTGGTCCTGGGATCCAAGAGCGACACTGATCGCGCCAACGCCAATCAGGCACTGCTCAACTACGGCTTCCGCTTCTTCGAAACCAAACCGGTTCACAAGGGCGGCGAAGAACTCGCCAAGGCCCGCATTTGGAAAGGCGAGCAGACCGAAGTGCCAGTCGGCGTGGACGAGGATTTGTACGCGACCTTTCCGCGCGGGCAGTTCCAGAATCTGAAGACGGCGATCGAAGTGGACACCAATGCCATGGCACCGGTTAGGAAAGGCGATAAACTGGGTAACATCCAGGTCACGTTCAACAACGAGACTATCCTCCAGCGGGACTTGGTGGCGTTGCAGGAGGTGCCGGAGGGCGGCATCTTCCGTCGGGCGCTGGACCATGTCCTGCTGTGGCTGAAACAGCGGCAAGGCTAG
- a CDS encoding D-amino acid aminotransferase, whose amino-acid sequence MSGPLVYLNGEFLPLDQARVSVLDRGFLFGDGVYEVIPVYGGRPLRLEEHLRRLDDSLRGIRMTSPLVRSEWAEIIGRLIDGGGDQAVYLQVTRGVGPARDHSIPVGVRPTVFAMGSPITPVPAAGARAITLEDIRWRWCNIKAITLLPNVLLRQQAVERGCAEAVLVREGHITEGTASNVFAVIGGVIVTPPKGPELLPGITRDLVLELVRAEGLPAWEQAIPLEEFAGAEEIWITSSTREVLPVVELDGRPVGRGRPGLVWERVSALYQDFKRRFKRGVTA is encoded by the coding sequence ATGAGCGGCCCTCTGGTTTATCTCAACGGCGAGTTTCTGCCGCTGGATCAGGCCCGCGTGTCTGTCCTGGACCGGGGATTCCTGTTCGGCGACGGGGTGTACGAGGTCATCCCGGTCTACGGCGGGCGGCCGCTCCGGCTGGAGGAGCATCTCCGCCGGCTGGATGACAGCCTGCGAGGTATCCGCATGACATCGCCGCTGGTGAGGTCCGAGTGGGCGGAAATCATCGGCCGCCTGATCGACGGGGGGGGCGATCAGGCGGTTTATCTGCAGGTGACGCGCGGCGTGGGTCCTGCCAGGGACCACTCGATCCCGGTGGGGGTTCGGCCCACGGTCTTCGCCATGGGTTCGCCGATCACGCCGGTCCCGGCGGCCGGCGCGCGCGCAATCACGCTGGAGGACATTCGTTGGCGCTGGTGTAACATCAAGGCCATCACCCTGTTGCCCAACGTCCTGTTGCGGCAGCAAGCGGTCGAACGGGGTTGTGCCGAGGCCGTGCTGGTTCGTGAGGGTCACATCACGGAAGGGACGGCCAGCAATGTGTTCGCCGTGATCGGCGGCGTGATCGTCACCCCGCCCAAGGGGCCTGAACTGCTTCCCGGTATCACCCGCGACCTGGTGCTGGAGCTGGTTCGGGCGGAGGGCCTGCCGGCATGGGAGCAGGCGATCCCGCTGGAAGAGTTTGCCGGGGCCGAGGAAATCTGGATCACGAGTTCGACTCGGGAAGTGCTGCCGGTGGTCGAGCTGGACGGCCGGCCGGTTGGCCGGGGCCGCCCCGGGCTCGTCTGGGAGCGGGTCAGTGCGCTGTACCAGGATTTCAAGCGCAGGTTCAAGCGCGGTGTCACGGCATGA
- a CDS encoding YbeD family protein, giving the protein MSLDTLLEFPCEFPIKVFGPAEGDFAASVEAAVRLAAPELEELGVSVRASGGGRFVAVTVTIVASSQAQIEAIYQRIGTLPGVLMVL; this is encoded by the coding sequence ATGAGCCTGGATACCCTGCTCGAATTTCCCTGCGAGTTTCCGATCAAGGTGTTCGGTCCGGCGGAAGGCGACTTCGCCGCTTCGGTCGAAGCCGCGGTGCGACTGGCTGCGCCGGAGCTGGAAGAACTCGGCGTCAGCGTCCGGGCCAGCGGCGGTGGCCGGTTCGTGGCGGTGACGGTGACGATCGTCGCATCGAGTCAGGCCCAGATCGAGGCAATCTACCAGCGCATCGGCACGTTGCCCGGCGTGCTCATGGTTCTTTAA
- the mgtE gene encoding magnesium transporter gives MSDSTIETSDERLRRLVREVVELLEKQKLEETILQHQPMSRHELIENLMHKQHQVALRQKLDSLHAADIAYVLESLPQAQRLAVWAQVDPEMDGEILLHVSDAVRESLISDMDRDELLHATEQLDTDEIADLAPDLPDEVMQELLKSLNDQTRAQLESVLSYEEDTVAAIMDFGMVAIREDTTLGVVLRYLRQRGDLPENTDKLFVVDKQGVLRGVLSLKRLLLRSPEARVADVMSRDVVMFHLDDDASVAARAFERYGLLSVPVVDDQQRLVGRVSIDAIVDYIRHESDEEALAQAGLLQEEDLFAGIWKSVKNRWVWLGINLLTAFASTRVIDLFDETISRVVALASLMPIVAGIGGNTGTQTSTLIVRSLALGLVDSSNVRRLVFKEIAIGLINGIVWGSVIGVLTYALYREPKLAAVMAAAMTLNLLVAAVTGLFIPLIRARLDLDPAIGTSVLLTAITDGMGFFIFLGLATLFLLN, from the coding sequence ATGTCCGATTCCACCATCGAAACCAGCGACGAAAGACTGCGCCGGCTCGTGCGCGAAGTGGTGGAACTGCTGGAAAAACAGAAACTGGAGGAGACGATACTGCAGCATCAGCCGATGTCCCGGCACGAGCTGATCGAAAACCTGATGCACAAGCAGCATCAGGTCGCACTCAGGCAGAAGCTCGATTCGCTCCACGCCGCTGACATCGCTTACGTGCTGGAGTCGCTGCCGCAGGCGCAACGTCTGGCCGTGTGGGCGCAGGTGGATCCTGAAATGGACGGCGAAATCCTGCTGCATGTCTCGGATGCGGTGCGCGAATCACTGATTTCGGACATGGACCGGGATGAACTGCTGCATGCCACCGAGCAGCTCGATACGGACGAAATCGCCGATCTGGCTCCCGACCTTCCCGATGAGGTCATGCAGGAGCTGCTGAAGTCACTCAACGACCAGACCCGTGCCCAGCTCGAATCGGTCCTGTCCTATGAAGAGGACACCGTCGCCGCGATCATGGATTTCGGCATGGTGGCTATCCGGGAGGACACGACGCTGGGAGTCGTGCTGCGCTATCTGCGCCAGCGCGGCGACCTGCCCGAGAACACCGACAAGCTGTTCGTGGTCGACAAGCAGGGGGTGCTGCGCGGCGTGCTCTCGCTCAAGCGCCTCCTGCTGCGGAGCCCCGAAGCACGGGTGGCGGACGTCATGTCCAGAGATGTCGTCATGTTCCATCTGGATGACGATGCGTCCGTCGCTGCCCGTGCCTTCGAACGCTACGGTCTGCTTTCGGTGCCTGTGGTGGACGATCAGCAGCGCCTCGTTGGCCGCGTCAGTATCGACGCCATCGTCGATTACATCCGCCACGAGTCCGACGAGGAGGCACTGGCCCAGGCCGGTCTGCTCCAGGAGGAGGACTTGTTCGCCGGCATCTGGAAGAGCGTCAAGAACCGTTGGGTTTGGCTGGGAATCAACCTGTTGACGGCTTTCGCCAGTACCCGCGTCATCGATCTATTCGATGAGACCATCAGCCGGGTGGTCGCGCTGGCCTCCCTCATGCCCATCGTCGCCGGCATCGGCGGCAATACCGGCACTCAGACCAGCACCCTCATTGTCCGCTCGCTCGCTCTCGGCCTGGTCGATTCGTCCAACGTGCGGCGGCTGGTGTTCAAGGAAATCGCTATCGGCCTGATCAACGGGATCGTCTGGGGTAGCGTCATCGGCGTCCTGACCTATGCGCTTTACCGCGAGCCGAAGCTGGCGGCCGTGATGGCGGCAGCCATGACGCTGAATCTGCTGGTGGCGGCGGTGACGGGGTTGTTCATCCCGTTGATCCGGGCCCGGCTGGATCTAGACCCCGCCATCGGCACCAGCGTGTTGCTCACAGCGATCACCGACGGCATGGGCTTCTTCATCTTCCTGGGGCTGGCCACCCTGTTTCTGCTGAACTGA
- the lipB gene encoding lipoyl(octanoyl) transferase LipB, with product MAFRIRMLGRADYEPVWRAMQEFTGQRADDTADELWLVEHSPVYTLGMNGDPAHILDAGDVPVVQTDRGGQVTYHGPGQLVLYTLVDLQRRKLGVRRMVSALEQAVISLLRQYGLEAQARSDAPGVYVDGAKIASLGLRVRRGCCYHGVALNVRPELEAFGRIHPCGHAGLAVTRLADLGVAAQVFEPAAALVRELMVQLGDEEIAA from the coding sequence ATGGCTTTCCGTATCCGCATGCTGGGGCGCGCCGATTACGAACCGGTCTGGCGAGCCATGCAGGAATTCACCGGGCAGCGTGCCGATGACACGGCCGACGAACTGTGGCTGGTGGAGCATTCGCCCGTCTACACGCTCGGTATGAACGGCGATCCCGCCCATATCCTCGATGCCGGCGATGTGCCGGTGGTCCAGACCGACCGCGGCGGCCAGGTGACCTACCATGGTCCCGGCCAGCTCGTGCTTTACACGCTGGTGGACCTGCAAAGGCGGAAACTCGGCGTGCGGCGGATGGTCAGTGCGCTGGAACAAGCCGTCATCAGCCTGTTGCGCCAGTATGGCCTCGAAGCGCAGGCGCGCAGCGATGCCCCGGGGGTTTATGTGGATGGCGCCAAGATCGCCTCGCTCGGTTTACGTGTCCGCCGCGGTTGCTGTTATCACGGCGTCGCGTTGAACGTCCGTCCCGAACTGGAGGCCTTCGGCCGGATCCATCCCTGCGGTCATGCCGGTTTGGCGGTGACGCGGCTGGCCGATCTGGGCGTCGCTGCACAGGTGTTCGAACCGGCGGCGGCACTGGTGCGGGAATTGATGGTCCAGCTTGGCGACGAGGAAATCGCGGCATGA
- the lipA gene encoding lipoyl synthase, with protein MKTLDNNQAPSRQTPESHQRGAEKLSRIPVKVESVAPLRKPDWIRVRAGAGEEVRRVKRLLRERGLHSVCEEAACPNLAECFGHGTATFMILGDICTRRCPFCDVAHGRPAPPDPAEPERLAETIALLRLRYVVITSVDRDDLRDGGAGHFAACIRALRSGCPALSVEILTPDFRGRMAVALDLLAADPPDVFNHNIETVPRLYRQARPGADYRQSLELLARFRDKVPAVPTKSGLMLGLGETLDEVRDVLRDLRGHGCEMLTLGQYLQPSRDHLPVVRYVPPAEFDELAAYARELGFASVASAPLVRSSYHADQQAAIIGR; from the coding sequence ATGAAAACTTTGGACAACAATCAGGCGCCCTCGCGCCAGACGCCGGAGTCCCATCAGCGGGGCGCGGAAAAACTTTCGCGCATCCCCGTCAAGGTCGAATCCGTCGCCCCTCTACGCAAGCCCGATTGGATCCGGGTCCGGGCAGGCGCGGGCGAGGAAGTCCGACGCGTGAAGCGGCTGCTGCGCGAGCGCGGTCTGCACAGCGTCTGCGAAGAAGCGGCCTGTCCCAATCTGGCGGAATGTTTTGGCCACGGCACCGCCACCTTCATGATCCTCGGCGACATCTGCACCCGCCGCTGCCCTTTCTGCGACGTCGCCCACGGCCGCCCGGCACCGCCCGACCCCGCCGAACCGGAGCGTCTCGCGGAAACCATCGCCCTGTTGAGGCTGCGCTACGTGGTGATCACCTCGGTCGACCGGGACGATCTGCGCGACGGCGGCGCGGGGCATTTCGCCGCCTGCATCCGGGCTTTGCGCTCGGGGTGTCCGGCGCTTTCCGTCGAGATTCTGACCCCCGATTTCCGTGGACGGATGGCGGTGGCCCTCGACCTGCTTGCCGCCGACCCACCCGATGTATTCAACCACAACATCGAAACCGTCCCCCGCCTGTACCGCCAGGCGCGGCCCGGAGCCGACTACCGCCAATCGCTGGAGCTCCTGGCGCGGTTCCGCGACAAGGTGCCGGCCGTGCCGACCAAGTCGGGGCTGATGCTCGGCCTGGGCGAGACCCTGGACGAGGTGCGCGACGTGCTGCGCGATCTCCGCGGCCATGGCTGCGAGATGCTCACGCTGGGACAGTATCTGCAGCCCAGCCGGGACCATCTGCCCGTGGTGCGCTACGTTCCACCGGCGGAATTCGACGAACTCGCAGCGTATGCGCGGGAACTGGGTTTCGCCAGCGTCGCAAGCGCTCCCCTGGTGCGCTCGTCGTATCATGCCGACCAGCAGGCCGCCATCATCGGACGCTAA
- a CDS encoding nuclear transport factor 2 family protein, giving the protein MPAYPRAELEEMVARWLAANRDAERAGDWVQSLGAMYTEDAEYGWNMGPDQEFLARGRQQIMDWALGFHMEGFEQWRYPYDHVVIDDAQGEVIGFWRQVSPARRPDGSHYEVAGLGGSWFRYGGDYQWSWQRDFFDLGNVKALFMELAANGQLDAPVRRKIARLAKGQAMPGVYPLHPAPGVLARLKGYYAMARIVLFGA; this is encoded by the coding sequence ATGCCCGCCTACCCACGAGCCGAGCTGGAAGAAATGGTCGCGCGCTGGCTGGCCGCCAACCGCGATGCGGAGCGCGCCGGCGACTGGGTCCAGTCGCTCGGTGCGATGTACACCGAGGACGCCGAATACGGCTGGAACATGGGGCCCGATCAGGAATTCCTAGCCCGCGGACGGCAGCAGATCATGGACTGGGCACTGGGCTTCCACATGGAGGGTTTCGAACAATGGCGCTACCCGTACGACCACGTGGTGATCGACGATGCCCAGGGCGAGGTCATCGGCTTCTGGCGCCAGGTATCGCCGGCTCGGCGGCCCGATGGCAGCCACTACGAGGTCGCCGGACTCGGCGGCTCGTGGTTCCGCTACGGCGGCGACTACCAATGGAGCTGGCAGCGCGATTTCTTCGACCTGGGCAATGTCAAGGCATTGTTCATGGAGCTGGCGGCCAACGGCCAGCTCGACGCGCCGGTGCGGCGCAAGATCGCTAGGCTGGCGAAAGGCCAGGCGATGCCCGGCGTTTATCCCTTGCATCCGGCGCCCGGCGTGCTCGCCAGGCTCAAGGGGTATTACGCGATGGCCCGCATCGTTCTGTTCGGCGCTTAG
- a CDS encoding glycoside hydrolase family 5 protein, giving the protein MKSLNSKNLLLLVLLQTPGWSHAYSVDNGNIYDGNGQAVQLRGLNWFGFETADHIAHGLWARNWKDMIAQMKSLGFNAVRLPVCPATLDGVAVNNFNATLNADLSGKNSLQVLDAVIAEFDRLGFYILLDHHRLDCNDGIAELWYSPAYTEQQWIDDLSFMASRYKSVPHFLGIDLKNEPHGAATWGTGNVATDWNRAAEKAAAAVLGAAPDVLVFVEGVQENPICSGTINHWWGGNLEPQDCHPLAIPANRLVLSPHVYGPDVYAQPYFGAADFPANMPAIWNAHFGHFKDKGYTVAIGETGGKYGHGGDPKDKAFQNALVDYLVGKDIRHLFYWAWNPNSGDTGGILQDDWTHVWQDKVDLLSRLWGAATPSPTPVPTSTPAPTPACADGIDNDGDGATDYPADPGCSSAADTDESNPVTTPASQSLPAKLTVSSDWGTGYCTDVAVTNGTSTTVKWKTSFAVQGTINNLWNAAYTQTGSQVDASGLNWNETLQAGATATFGFCADRPAPKAACADGVDNDGDGLSDYPADPGCTSTADTDETNPPAGGLKTTLTVQSDWGAGYCAQVDVRNAGSAPIVWQVSLAIEGTIDNLWNAVYTQSGNLLTASGLDWNKTVPANGTVQFGFCAVR; this is encoded by the coding sequence ATGAAAAGTCTTAATAGCAAAAACCTTCTATTGCTTGTCCTGCTCCAAACTCCCGGCTGGAGCCATGCCTATTCCGTGGATAACGGGAACATCTACGACGGCAACGGTCAAGCCGTGCAGTTGCGCGGACTCAACTGGTTCGGCTTCGAAACCGCTGACCACATTGCTCACGGCCTGTGGGCGCGCAACTGGAAGGACATGATCGCCCAAATGAAATCCCTGGGATTCAACGCCGTGCGGTTGCCGGTCTGCCCGGCTACGCTCGACGGCGTCGCCGTCAACAACTTCAATGCGACGCTGAACGCCGATCTTTCCGGCAAGAATTCGCTGCAAGTCCTGGATGCCGTCATCGCCGAATTCGATCGCTTAGGGTTTTACATCCTGCTCGATCATCACCGACTGGACTGCAACGACGGCATAGCAGAACTTTGGTACAGCCCGGCCTACACCGAGCAGCAATGGATCGACGACTTGAGCTTCATGGCAAGCCGCTACAAATCCGTTCCCCATTTCCTGGGCATCGACCTGAAGAACGAACCGCACGGCGCCGCCACCTGGGGCACCGGCAACGTCGCCACCGACTGGAACAGGGCTGCGGAGAAGGCCGCCGCGGCGGTGCTCGGCGCCGCCCCGGACGTGCTGGTTTTCGTGGAGGGCGTCCAGGAAAACCCTATCTGCAGCGGCACGATCAACCATTGGTGGGGAGGCAATCTGGAACCCCAGGACTGCCATCCCCTGGCCATCCCGGCGAACCGGCTGGTACTGTCGCCTCATGTCTACGGGCCGGACGTCTATGCCCAGCCGTATTTCGGCGCCGCCGACTTCCCTGCCAACATGCCGGCCATCTGGAACGCCCATTTTGGCCATTTCAAGGACAAGGGTTACACCGTCGCCATCGGGGAAACCGGCGGCAAATACGGCCACGGCGGCGATCCTAAGGACAAGGCGTTCCAGAATGCCCTGGTCGATTACCTCGTCGGCAAAGACATCAGGCATTTGTTCTACTGGGCTTGGAATCCCAACAGCGGGGACACCGGCGGAATCCTCCAGGACGACTGGACCCATGTCTGGCAGGACAAGGTCGACCTGCTGAGCCGCTTGTGGGGAGCTGCGACGCCCTCGCCGACGCCGGTGCCGACTTCGACGCCCGCGCCGACTCCCGCCTGTGCGGACGGAATCGACAACGACGGCGATGGCGCCACCGACTATCCCGCCGATCCCGGCTGCTCCTCTGCCGCCGACACCGACGAATCCAACCCGGTCACTACGCCTGCGTCACAGAGTCTCCCGGCTAAGCTGACGGTCAGCTCCGACTGGGGCACAGGCTACTGCACCGACGTCGCGGTGACCAATGGCACCTCCACCACGGTGAAATGGAAGACGTCTTTCGCCGTGCAGGGAACGATCAACAACCTGTGGAACGCAGCTTACACTCAGACAGGAAGCCAAGTCGACGCCTCCGGCCTCAACTGGAACGAAACGCTCCAGGCCGGCGCCACCGCAACTTTTGGATTCTGTGCCGACCGGCCCGCCCCCAAGGCGGCATGTGCCGACGGCGTCGATAATGATGGCGATGGCCTTAGCGATTATCCGGCCGATCCGGGTTGCACCTCCACCGCCGACACCGACGAAACCAATCCACCCGCAGGCGGGCTGAAGACGACGCTGACCGTTCAATCGGATTGGGGCGCTGGCTATTGCGCGCAGGTCGACGTCCGCAACGCCGGTTCGGCACCGATCGTCTGGCAAGTCAGCCTCGCCATTGAAGGCACCATCGACAACCTCTGGAATGCCGTCTATACCCAATCCGGAAATCTGCTAACCGCGAGCGGCCTCGACTGGAACAAGACGGTACCCGCCAACGGTACGGTTCAGTTCGGATTCTGCGCCGTGCGTTGA
- the ppa gene encoding inorganic diphosphatase, with product MALMKVSSGRQVPEDIHVIIEIPAFSDPVKYEVDKETGALFVDRFMGTAMQYPCNYGYIPHSLSEDGDPVDVLVIAPCRLLSGSVVRCRPIGVLKMQDEAGGDAKVLAVPVDKLSSLYSKVKSYRDIPEPQLAQIAHFFEHYKDLEPGKWVKINGWGDIDEARLEITSSIERYNQAKEKPYF from the coding sequence ATGGCTTTGATGAAAGTCAGTTCCGGCCGGCAGGTGCCCGAGGACATCCACGTCATCATCGAGATTCCGGCGTTCAGCGATCCGGTGAAATACGAGGTCGACAAGGAGACAGGGGCGCTGTTCGTGGACCGTTTCATGGGCACGGCTATGCAATATCCGTGCAATTACGGCTACATCCCCCATTCCTTGTCGGAGGACGGCGATCCGGTCGACGTGCTGGTGATCGCGCCTTGCCGTCTGCTCAGCGGTTCGGTAGTGCGTTGCCGGCCGATCGGCGTGCTCAAGATGCAGGACGAGGCCGGCGGCGATGCCAAAGTGCTGGCCGTGCCGGTCGACAAGCTTTCTTCGCTGTATTCCAAGGTCAAGTCCTACCGCGACATTCCTGAGCCGCAACTGGCTCAGATCGCCCATTTTTTCGAGCATTACAAGGATCTCGAACCGGGTAAATGGGTGAAGATCAATGGCTGGGGCGACATCGACGAGGCGCGGCTGGAAATCACCAGCAGCATCGAGCGTTACAATCAGGCCAAGGAAAAGCCGTATTTCTGA
- a CDS encoding hydrogenase maturation protease, giving the protein MTACTGGRTARFCTEVAGLLVFGYGNPSRGDDALGPLFLEALQERLASSRRAGIEFLQDFQLQIEHALDLAGRDRVLFVDAHFGCPPPFRFERITPQRDDSYTSHAVSPQALLEVYRHINGEEPPPTYLLSIRGERFGLGESLSREAALNLESALRFAEALVGDPPGAAWEILGR; this is encoded by the coding sequence TTGACCGCCTGCACCGGCGGGCGGACGGCACGGTTTTGCACTGAGGTGGCGGGACTGCTGGTGTTCGGCTACGGCAACCCGAGCCGGGGTGACGACGCGCTCGGGCCGCTGTTCCTCGAGGCGCTGCAAGAACGCCTGGCCAGCTCGCGGAGGGCGGGTATCGAATTCCTGCAGGATTTCCAGCTCCAGATCGAGCACGCGCTCGACCTCGCCGGACGGGACCGGGTGCTGTTCGTGGACGCCCATTTCGGCTGCCCGCCGCCGTTCCGGTTCGAGCGGATAACGCCCCAGCGTGACGACAGCTACACCAGCCACGCCGTCAGCCCGCAAGCCCTGCTGGAAGTCTACCGGCACATCAACGGTGAAGAACCGCCGCCTACATATCTCCTGAGCATCCGCGGAGAACGGTTCGGCCTGGGGGAGAGCCTGAGCCGGGAGGCGGCATTGAATCTGGAATCTGCGCTGCGCTTCGCCGAAGCGCTGGTCGGCGATCCGCCTGGCGCTGCTTGGGAGATCCTTGGCCGTTGA